Proteins from a genomic interval of Capsicum annuum cultivar UCD-10X-F1 chromosome 4, UCD10Xv1.1, whole genome shotgun sequence:
- the LOC107868830 gene encoding ras-related protein RABC1: protein MEASSSTPEFDYLFKLLLIGDSGVGKSSLLLSFTSDAFEDLSPTIGVDFKVKHVTLGGKKLKLAIWDTAGQERFRTLTSSYYRGAQGIIMVYDVTRRDTFTNLSDIWAKEIDLYSTNQDCIKMLVGNKVDKESDRVVSKKEGIDFAREYGCLFIECSAKTRVNVEQCFEELVLKILDTPSLLAEGSAGVRKNIFKQKPPETDASTSGCC, encoded by the exons ATGGAAGCATCATCGTCTACGCCGGAGTTTGATTATTTGTTCAAGCTGTTATTGATTGGAGATTCAGGTGTAGGGAAGAGTAGTTTGCTCCTCAGTTTCACTTCTGATGCCTTTGAGGATCTTTCTCCAACTATTG GTGTGGACTTCAAGGTAAAACATGTCACCCTCGGAGGGAAAAAGTTGAAGCTTGCTATCTGGGATACag CTGGACAGGAAAGATTTAGGACTTTAACGAGTTCATACTACCGAGGAGCTCAAGGAATAATCATGG TTTATGATGTAACAAGGCGAGACACATTTACTAATCTCTCTGATATATGGGCCAAAGAAATTGACCTGTATTCAACAAATCAGGACTGCATCAAGATGCTTGTTGGAAACAAAGTTGATAAG GAGAGTGACAGGGTTGTCAGCAAAAAAGAGGGAATTGATTTTGCTAGGGAATATGGATGTCTTTTCATTGAATGCAGTGCAAAGACAAGGGTTAATGTGGAACAGTGCTTTGAGGAGCTTGTGCTGAAG ATTCTGGACACTCCTAGTCTTTTGGCTGAAGGTTCAGCTGGTGTcaggaaaaatatatttaaacagAAACCTCCAGAAACTGATGCATCAACAAGTGGCTGTTGTTAA